One stretch of Tumebacillus sp. BK434 DNA includes these proteins:
- the trpS gene encoding tryptophan--tRNA ligase, which translates to MAKQIVTSGIRPTGQLHLGNYYGAMQNIQRLQDNYQAYFFIVDLHSLTTHPKGEHLRRHVIGVAKDYLAAGLDPNVSTLYAQSSIADDICELHTYLSMVMPLGELLRCPTFKEKAKKHPDNVNYGLVGYPVLMAADVLIHKGTVVPVGEDQVVHLEMARTIVRRFNQLYGNVFPEPQPLVENAVRIPSLSGQGKMSKSDADDTSISMQDETDAIHSKVKKAFSDPERVYKHLPGHPTVEGCNVYHLHSFFTKEDLLNSIAEQCRQAAIGCVECKKHLAGSLSSLVEPFRERRDQISDDDVIEVLKGGQLKAKASSEKVITEVREAMGLRMF; encoded by the coding sequence ATGGCTAAACAAATCGTAACTTCAGGGATTCGCCCGACGGGGCAGTTGCATCTGGGCAACTATTATGGCGCGATGCAAAACATTCAGCGTTTGCAGGACAACTACCAGGCTTATTTTTTCATCGTGGATCTGCACTCGCTGACTACCCATCCCAAAGGCGAGCACCTGCGCCGGCATGTGATCGGCGTGGCGAAAGATTATCTGGCCGCCGGGCTGGATCCGAACGTCTCAACACTGTATGCGCAGAGTTCGATCGCGGATGACATCTGTGAGCTGCATACCTATTTGAGCATGGTCATGCCACTCGGGGAGCTCTTGCGCTGCCCAACTTTTAAAGAGAAAGCGAAAAAGCACCCGGACAATGTCAATTACGGGCTGGTCGGCTATCCGGTGTTGATGGCGGCCGACGTGCTGATTCACAAAGGCACGGTCGTGCCGGTCGGCGAAGATCAGGTGGTGCATTTGGAGATGGCGCGCACCATCGTCCGCCGCTTTAATCAGCTGTACGGGAATGTCTTTCCCGAGCCGCAGCCGCTGGTGGAAAATGCGGTGCGCATCCCGTCCCTGTCCGGTCAAGGCAAAATGAGCAAATCGGATGCGGACGACACCTCGATCTCGATGCAGGATGAGACGGACGCGATCCACAGCAAGGTCAAAAAGGCGTTCTCCGACCCCGAGCGCGTTTACAAACACCTCCCCGGGCATCCGACTGTCGAAGGCTGCAACGTGTATCATCTGCACAGCTTTTTTACAAAAGAGGATCTGCTCAACAGCATCGCCGAACAGTGCCGCCAAGCTGCGATCGGCTGTGTCGAGTGCAAAAAACACCTGGCCGGCTCGCTGAGTTCGCTCGTGGAACCGTTCCGTGAGCGGCGCGATCAGATCTCGGACGACGATGTGATCGAGGTGCTTAAAGGCGGACAGTTAAAAGCAAAGGCTTCTTCGGAAAAAGTGATCACAGAAGTGCGGGAAGCGATGGGGCTGCGGATGTTTTGA